The window CGTGGCAGGAAATAGTTTTGAGGTGGTGATGGCGGACAAGGTCAACCAACCAACTGTCCTTCATAAGCTCGGTGGCCAGTTCCATCTGAGCTCCAGCTTCTCTGAAGGTGTACGGGCCCGTAACATCTGCCCTTCTGTCTCATCCTATGAAAGGAGTTTTGCCACAAGGAATTACATGTCCGTCAGTGGTGGCATAAATGTCCCAGTGGTTTCATCCTCCCCGCTTTTTGCTAATGCTCCAGCTGAGAAAGGAGGCAAGAACTTCATGATTGATTTCCTCATGGGTGGTGTTTCAGCCGCTGTCTCAAAGACTGCTGCTGCTCCCATTGAGCGTGTGAAGCTGCTTATTCAGAACCAGGATGAGATGATTAAGGCTGGTAGGCTGTCCGAGCCATACAAGGGTATTGGTGACTGCTTCAAGCGCACCATCAAGGATGAGGGTTTCTCCTCCCTGTGGAGGGGTAACACAGCTAATGTTATTCGCTACTTCCCTACTCAGGTAAACCTCACATTTATTGAAATTCCTTATTCCTGGTGGCAGAATTTTCATTATGTTTTCTATCAGAAACTATTGGAAATATAACGAAACTGCATGGCCGTTCGGTGCTTCAATGATGAGTTGTTTGTTTTGTAGCCATTTGTATTTTAGATATACTTGATTGATGGTTGTTTAGTGCTGTTTTAGATACCTGACCTTTTTTATTTGAGGCTTACTGTCATTTAGCTGTGTGTAAGTTCAATTTAGAATTGCTGTCCTTAATTCAATTCAAGTGGGTCCTGTTTTGGCTGTCACATTATTTTTCATACTAAATGTCTTGATGCTTGTCTTTCTTTCTCCTAGGCCTTGAACTTCGCATTCAAGGACTACTTCAAGAGGCTCTTCAACTTCAAGAAGGACAGGGATGGTTACTGGAAGTGGTTTGCTGGCAACCTTGCCTCTGGTGGTGCTGCTGGTGCTTCCTCCCTGTTTTTCGTGTACTCCCTTGACTATGCGAGGACAAGGCTGGCCAATGATGCCAAGGCAGCCAAGGGAGGAGGTGAAAGGCAATTCAATGGTCTTGTCGATGTCTACCGCAAGACACTCAAGTCTGATGGTATTGCTGGGCTTTACCGTGGGTTTAACATCTCTTGTGTTGGAATCATTGTGTACCGTGGTCTGTACTTCGGGCTGTATGATTCTATCAAGCCAGTTGTCCTCACAGGCAGCCTCCAGGTTTGTTCGAACTTCAGTCATCTTCTCATCTGTGTTCTGTTACTTCGTGTTTGAGGGCATTAAGTTGTTTGTGATATGAGAGTAAGATTGTGCCTTTTTCTTTGTAGGACAACTTCTTTGCGAGCTTTGCCCTGGGTTGGCTGATCACCAACGGTGCTGGTCTTGCATCCTACCCCATTGACACTGTCCGCAGACGCATGATGATGACGTCTGGTGAGGCTGTCAAGTACAAGAGCTCCTTGGATGCGTTCCAGCAGATCCTGAAGAAGGAAGGCCCCAAGTCTCTGTTCAAGGGTGCTGGTGCCAACATCCTCCGTGCCATTGCTGGTGCTGGTGTGCTTTCTGGCTACGACCAGCTCCAGATCCTCTTCTTCGGCAAGAAGTACGGCTCCGGCGGTGCTTAAATGGAGAAAAAATGATGACGAACAAGAGCAGTTTGTTGCCGGTCCTGCCCAATCGGGATCTGGTGAAGTTTTTGCCTTTCATATCGAAAAAGTAATAATTCATGTAGAGGGAGGATTCTTCCAGCATTCGTTTTGGTTGGAGACTTCGATCTCCAAACACTATCGTAACTATCCTAGATGGTGGCATCAGTCCCCAAAAACATTTATCGTCATAGGTTCAGTCGAGTCTGCCCAACTTTACCAGCGGGGCAATTTTCCTTGCATACATTGCCTTGATTAAATATCGGATGAGTCAAGTTGATGCAGTTGATTTTACTCCTTGTTGCAATGGTTGGTTTTGTTCGTGACAGCATTTGCCTATTGTATTCCATATGAGTACTGCATTTCTCTGACCTATTTCTGTTTCCATATGAGTACTGCATTTCTCTGACCTATTTCTGTTATTGGTGGTTTGTGTCGAGCTTCTGTACAGGGAACTGTTTCAGATTCTCCCGTCTTAGAATGGTTTGACCACACGCTCGACATTTTGAGTGCTGTGTGCGCCTTGACATAGGTGAGAGCTGATGTCGCGGAGCTAGAGGATGCACGTGGTCGCATTTGCGATTGCGAGCGAGCGTATTGTGGAATGCTGACCTGCGCTCACGAGCAACTCGCAGCCGCCTGTCTTCTAACAGCTTCTCACGCTCCCCATTCGGTGTCTAGTCCACCGATTATCTTCTAACCACCCCCTCAACACGCCACCTTGGCCACCTAGGGAAAAATGACATGCCACGTAGTTTATTGCCGTGGCCCTAGTCATGGCCCAGCAAAAAAACCCACTAACATCTTGAATTATAGGCCCAAATGAGAAGCAAGTGGCCCACTAGGGCAAAACGCAAGCCAATCTGAGGCCCTAGTAGCTAAGCAGCACGCAGCAGCTCGCGAGCGCATCgactcgcggcggcggccgcgcggcgcgctagcggcgggcagcggcggctcggcgcacTAGCTGGGCCACCTAAGCAAAAATGACATGCCACCTTGGCCACCAGGCAAAATGACATGCCACGTAGGCAAAAATGATGACATATCATGCAATTTAAGAAGAAAGAGACAAATAGAGTTGCATGGTGATAAAACATGATGTACACCAAAAACCATAAAACTACAATGAAACTCCATTGAGAGGAGTTGAGTTTCATCTACACACATTCAACAAGTTCTATTGGTCACATGACACATTTGATCAATAATGCTAATCAACAATTAAATGTGATAGCTTATATATGAAATTGTGCAATGAAACTATGCATCCAGGGAGGTGATTTTATTCCAGTGTTAAGTTGACATGTCACCCTTAGTAACTGTGTGATCAAACTATGTACTGAGATTGGTCTAGCACAAAGTATCTACGCCCCCTAGAAGAATGCAATGGCGACATCGGTTTTGGCAAAGCTATTAGGGCCAGTCTCAATGAGAGTTTCATGGGCACAATTGCTTAGATTGtgaactaggtaactgtgccagatgagttttatggtgatgaaactctacTCATATCCCATGAAACTCCAGCCTTCACTCTCcatgccatgtcagcaaaattgatgatatttaatgctaCGAAACTTTCTATGAAACTTctattgagactggcctaacaGCGAAGAAAGCAAGGATGGCGTTGGTCTTGGATGGGGATTGGAGGTGATTGAGGTACCTAGAGGATTTGAGGGTTTGCGCTAGTGTAAGGCTACAGGTGGTGATGAGGAATTCCTCGAAAACAAAGCCATCAGGTGGtgatttgagagagagagagcgagcgctAAGGTTTGAGGTGGATCCAAGGGCTATGGTTGTTTGCACGAATTTTAAATATTGAAAGgtgtgaaagaaaaaaattcagtAAGATGGATATGATTGACTAGAAGAGGGGTGCGGAAGCGGTGGAGAGGTGGTTGAGGAAGGAagtgggaggaagaggaggtggcTATAGAGGCGCAACATCGCGGCTCCAATGTCGGTGGTGCGCATGGGCAACTCGCCGTCACTAAGTCGATTGTGGACATGTTGATTCCGATCCGGTTGAAGTTTTTTAAGATCAGTTTTAACGAGAGTTTCATGAAGAGTTTTAAATCCCATCTCAATAAGAGTTTTATTAGGAGTTTTATGAGCATTAAATAACATACAATGTCACTAATTTTGCGGACTTTATAGTGTCATTATGAGTTGAGAAGAGGGAAAGTTTTATAGGATGAGATAGTAGTTTTATCTCTATAGAATCTACTTGGTACAGATACCAAATTCTTAATTTTCATAAATGTGCTCCAAAGATGGCATAAGTGAACTTAAACTCTAGTCGGTTGAATTCGGAGGCTGCGCCTACCATGGTTGAGTGGCCCGCTAGTCCCGAGTAGGGGCGGATCTACAGGCGGGTTAGGGGGGATCAAGCCCCCACTATCTCCCCAACAACCATAGATACCCCCCTTTTTTTGGGATGAAGCAATGAAAAGGAAGAGGGgaggaagagaaagagaaggggaggaagaaaaagagagtTGATATGAGCCTCTTATACATATTCAATCTAGATTCGCCACTGGTCCCGAGGTTATATAAGTCCAACTTTACAGTAGATCCTGATTGGTGGCTTCGTTGCCGCGCTGGTCCGTAAATGGCGGATTCGTTGCTGAATACAACCTGATGTCGTGCAAAACAAAGTTGTACATTTTCCGATCCGCTAAACTGCAGTTGATATTGTAGAGCGTTAGATTCCCTGCTCGTAGAAGACCACAACACCCGTGCCCCGATTGAAAGAAAATTACCAATCTACAGGCTGCACGACGAGAGTCATGAAATTTGTGCGTAGTTACCATCACAACATTTTTCTCTTACCAAAAATTatacttctttttctttttacagTTTTGGCGAAAAAGGAGGCTATATTAGCATAGCAAGGGCATGGTCGCTGTGATGACCAACAAATACTTGCCATTGCCAACCCTCATCTATTAGGCTGTGAGGCTGTTTTTCGATGAAGATTTTCAGCTTGACATGCTTGCCATTGCCAATGTCAACCTTCCTTTGCAGGATTCTTCTGATggtataaagtttttttttgaaacacagTACATACACTTATTCCTAAGATATGCATGCAATCCTATCTCTATGAGCATTTTCGAGAGACTGAACCAGCATATCCTCGAAATTGACACATTACCTACCTACCATTGAACAAATAGCGTCAGCTAAATCCTaaaataaattcagaaaaatacaagCACCAGTACCGAGTCGAGAATTAAAATCCtagtaagagcaagtattatggtggACTAAAAGCAGTCTAAATGCtgatgtggaggagagagagagaggaaaaatgCGCTGTTAGCTTAAAGCCAGCTTCGACATTTTGTGAGATAGACAAGTGGGATATGTATTTATGATGAAGAGCtaaatcattatacaagtagCCTGAAAGATGGTCTGCAAAGATTCTTACAGCCAGCATCAGACTAAAttattagagcaagtattatggtggGCTAAAAACAGATTGAATGCTGAGGTGGAGGaaagagaagaggagagaggagaagtgGGCTATTAGCTAACAGCCAGTTTCGACATAATAACTAAGAAATTGTGTGAGATAGACAAGTGGGTAATGTATTTATGGTGGGGAGTTAAATCATTATACAAGTGGGCTAAGAAGTGAGCTGCAAAGGTCCTTGCAGCCAGCAGCGGTCTAAATTATTAGTTTTGTCCTAGCCTTGTTCTAAGTAGATTCCACCACAAGGAACTTACAAGCCACGTGGCAGAAAGATTGCATGCCCGTTGGACCCCAGCCAAGCTGAACGGAGCTGAAAATTCGGCGCAGCAGTTGCCTCATCGCCAGTATTGACAACGCTGCGGGCCGTTAGTACGTACGAGCCAGCGGGATGAGTTGGCGTCAGGTGCCCCCTTGATTCGAGCGTTACGCCGCATCGGGTGGCCTGACGCGGCGGAGATCCATGATTGGGGCGTGATGGACGGCACGGGCCCCATGCTACCGGACAAGGCCCCGGACAAAGCTGCCCGCGCGGACGGGGCAGGGCACCCGCCCAGATCTTTACCTGCCGATCAATCTCCCGGCAGGATAAAAACTTTCGGCAGATTAATCCACTCCCCACCCTCACCGTGCTGTCAAACCTTCGATTTACCAAAACCGCTGTTACCACACAACTGTTACAGAAACTTCAAAGCCACCAATGATCTGATCGCATCGGTAGGAGAATTAAAACTCCTAACCAACGCCACCACGGCTGTACAACCTGTAGAAGGGTCGCATCGCATTGCATCACGGCGCAGGGAGGTCGTGCCCGTCACGACGTCTCCACTCCGTCCCCTCTCCGCTCTCCCCCGAGCCGCGGCGTGGAGTTAGCCCGAGTGGTGCGAAGCAATCGGCGGCACTCCACAGGTGGGGGGTTCGAATCCTCACCGGGGCGAATTTCTCTGTTTGTGGAAAAAAACCCCTCTCACTATGCTCCTGATAGCTTGGACTGTGTAGTCAGCCTAGTCCGGCCTAGCGTCACGGTTTCCCGGCCTAGTGGGTAACGGTCCCGGCCCGGGTAACGGTTCCAGGAAATAGCACCGGACCAAAGTCAGAAAGAGCCGGGGTTCGGAGAGTTTCTCGGCCTGTGTTAGAAGGCCTCCTTCTTATAAGAatgctcggggggggggggggcagctaGCCCCTCACAGGTCGAGTAGAATTAAAGCCTCTTATCCTCTCTGCCGCGCCACCGATCGCCGGATCATCCAAACCATCTCCcctcgccgcccggccgcccgcGCCCTCTTTTTGGAGCCTTGCGCCGCGGCCCTTCCCCCTGTCCGAATCCGCCTCGACgtgtccgcctcctccctcccctccccgtgcgctcgccttttggtgcgcTCTTGGTATCTATGCTCGACTCCCGTGCCCTCCCAATCGGGATTTCCTGACTTGTTGAAGGCAAGCCTGTTCCCGTGACTTTTGAGCCTCTGTGGGCCGTCCGCTCTGAGATGGATGGATATGATCCATCACCAGAGCACTCATGCTATAGTGTTCCGTGAACAGTACCCTCTATAGTGTCCATCCAGACTCAGAACACTGTTCCTCTTTGTGACTTATCTTAAGTCAGAGAAGTTGGATCGGTGCcctcccccgcctcctcctcctcatctctgCGGCTCTGCCACGCTTCCTTCCTCCTGTCTTGCGTGCTTCTTCGCCCGTCCACTCCGCTTCGATCTCTTGGCTGGCGGCATTGCGTGCGGGGGCGTGACGATGTcgtcggcggtggaggcggccatCTCCTGCTCCAAGGTAGACGTCCccgcggcgccggagccggaggaggccaaggccaagaacgcggcggcggagcacggcggcgacgcggcgaacggcgaggcgacgccgccgccgccgcattgccacgaggacgaggaggacgaggaggaggcccccAAGGTCATCGACCTCGGCCCCCGCGTCAGCATCAAGGACCAGCTCGAGAAGGACAAGGTACTCGATTACTTACTCTACGTCCCCCCACTCGCCGCCATTACCGTCGATCTCCATGCCGATGATCTTGCCGTTCTTTCGGTTACGGTTAGCTAGTTTTCTGTGCGTTTCTTTCATTTCTCGGTCGTGTTTATTCGCAGGACGACGAGAGCCTGCGGCGGTGGAAGGAGCAGCTCCTCGGCAGCGTGGATTTGAACTCCGTCGGAGGTAAACTCGCAGCAAACATTTAAAACAAGCTACTAAACTTTCCTGCCAATTCGCTGGTTGCGTGCGTTCGATTGGCTCGCGCGCCCGTCCTTGCCGCCTAGTTTAATGcatggtgggggggggggggggggggggggtggggggggggggcaccggCACATGCCGCGGCTCCGCATGTGAGGGCACCGCCATGCTCGCCGAGATGGTCCCGGCCGTGACCGTGACGCCGGCCGTGAGCCCTTCGTTCGTTGGTTTCCCTTGCTTAGCTCGTGTCCTCGCTAATGCACCGCCGGCCACACCCCGTACCGTACCTGGGGCTCGTGTTGCGTTCTGCCGTAGAAAAGACGCGCTGGGTGTAAAGGAGAGAggcggtggccggtggtggGCTCGGTtggataggccggccggccggccggtcgtcGGCTTGCTTGTCTTTTCATGCCGACCGTTTTCGGAGGAAAGGGGGTGAAGGGGCACcggtttttttttccttgaacGCTTGATTAAGATCGGCACCTTCCAATCCTGAAAAGTGGCATGCTGGTTGTTGTCGTTGTGCTGATATAGTTTTGAACGGCACTTTTCCTGCTTTTAAGATTAGTGCATCATTATGCAGGGCATAGTTCGGAGCCCTTGCTTTTGGTTTAGACTTTTTAGACGAAGGCCATTTTGGTTTAGACTTTTTAGACGAATGCCATACACATTTTCATGCATTGCGTATTTTTATTTAACACGCGAAACACCTTCCTGGCTTTTAGCTAGGGTTGTTAGACACATTTTCGTGCATTCATGTTCAGAATCAGCTTGGCCTGCATTAGAATGCAGAATTCTGAACAGTCCATGTCCTAAATGCAAGTAGCACATTCAGAACTTTTTCGGCCATTTAAGTGGGAGATTCAAGTATCTCAAAAATTGGAGCGATTCATGTTCAGAGAAAAATAATATTATCGCGATCTGATCAAGTAGCACATTCAAGAAATTTGGTGCTTATAAGATGAGCACATTTCTAGAGGGCCTCGTTCAGGAGCCCCTGCTTTTGGTTTAGACTTTTTAGACTAATGTTACACGCATTTTTATGCATTTCGTATTTTTGTTTACTGTTAAGCTCCTTCCCTGTTTCAGTATGAGTGTTGGGCACATTTTCATTCATTGCATATTCAGAAGAATCAACCATTCAGCATGCTTTGCATCTGAAATTTGATGCAAACAGCAGATCTGAATTTTGAACATCGTCCTGTATGCTTTGCAGAGACGCTGGAGCCGGACGTGAAGATAATGAGCCTGTCGATCCTGTCCCCCGGCCGCCCCGACATCTTCCTGCCGCTGCCGGTGGAGCCCAACGCCAAGGGCGTGTGGTTCACCCTCAAGGAAGGCTCTCCCTACCGGCTCAAGTTCACCTTCTCCGTCAGCAACAACATCGTCTCCGGCCTCCGCTACACCAACACCGTCTGGAAGACCGGCCTCAAAGGTGAGAGCTGACTCTGAAAATCTGGAACATGATCTCGATCGCCGAACACCCCATGCTCCCATTTCTGTGCACGACCACGTTCCAGTCGTCGCCTGCTCAATGATCACACAGCTCACGGCCTGCTCGCTGCTGTTTGTCCCGCGGTGGCGCAGTTGACAGGGCCAAGGAGATGCTCGGCACGTTCAGCCCCCAGCTGGAGCCCTACACCTACGTGACGCCGGAGGACACCACACCGTCTGGAATGTTCGCCCGGGGTTCCTACTCTGCCAGGACCAAGGTAAATCGCAATGTCGAGAACGAGATCGTTCAGTTAATTCAGGGGTGGTAAATTGCAGGCGGTAAATTCAGACTTCAGAGTTTCAGAAGGTTTATTTATCCGACATCCTGGTTTCGGCAGTTCCTCGACGACGACCGGAAGTGCTACCTGGAGATCAACTACACCTTCGACATCCGCCGGGAGTGGCCGTCGACGAGCTGATCACTCGTTGGGTTCAGAGCAGATCACTTGTTTCGTTTGTgtgttccttcttttttttgccTGTTCCGTTGGGTTCGTGCCGTCTTCCCTAGGTTTGTATTCGTCCTGTGTGACTGCGCGTGTGTGAATATCGTTTCCTTCTGTTTTGTCAGTTGGCTGTTGTGTTGGCAACGTCCGCAGACGGGTTCAGTGAGGTCGGTTGTCCATCGGTGTGGGCGTGTTGAACTTGTGTCCGGGTCTCGTTTCCAAACTGCCTGTTGAATTCAGAGCGATGGAATGGAGCTGCTTTCTACGTAATGCACTCTTGACAGGGCTTTGTTTTGTAAGTGTTAACTCGTGGAGATTACCCTTTCGGCATCGTTACAGTACTGGAGGTCGAGTACTTGACACCAACTTTTGAAATCCCTGGTGACATGACATCTTGAAGGCAGTACATTTGAGCAGTTGAACACGTGCCGCTCTTCAGCGCACTTGTTTCGGCCGTTCTATTTGCTTTCATCGAGCCATGCCAAGAATCATTCTTCAGGCCTACACTACATACCTCGTGTCCAGGTCCGCGACACGCCCTGCCTGGCTGAGCTCGGCAGGGCAGCGCCCGCGCATATACCACTCCCGGCGGTTGCCGGCGGCGACAAGCGAAGCGTGTGGTCTCTTCGCGGATCCTGGAGGCACAAATCGGCCCCATGGCATGGCCCAGAGGGCCGAATAACAAACTGGGCAGGCTGACGAAAAGGGTATGGTCTCTGGTCACAGACGGGGCCAGGCCGACCAAACCGGTCTAGTTTGGTTGGCCCATCACTGC is drawn from Panicum virgatum strain AP13 chromosome 1N, P.virgatum_v5, whole genome shotgun sequence and contains these coding sequences:
- the LOC120657053 gene encoding ADP,ATP carrier protein 2, mitochondrial-like translates to MADKVNQPTVLHKLGGQFHLSSSFSEGVRARNICPSVSSYERSFATRNYMSVSGGINVPVVSSSPLFANAPAEKGGKNFMIDFLMGGVSAAVSKTAAAPIERVKLLIQNQDEMIKAGRLSEPYKGIGDCFKRTIKDEGFSSLWRGNTANVIRYFPTQALNFAFKDYFKRLFNFKKDRDGYWKWFAGNLASGGAAGASSLFFVYSLDYARTRLANDAKAAKGGGERQFNGLVDVYRKTLKSDGIAGLYRGFNISCVGIIVYRGLYFGLYDSIKPVVLTGSLQDNFFASFALGWLITNGAGLASYPIDTVRRRMMMTSGEAVKYKSSLDAFQQILKKEGPKSLFKGAGANILRAIAGAGVLSGYDQLQILFFGKKYGSGGA
- the LOC120657054 gene encoding rho GDP-dissociation inhibitor 1-like — translated: MSSAVEAAISCSKVDVPAAPEPEEAKAKNAAAEHGGDAANGEATPPPPHCHEDEEDEEEAPKVIDLGPRVSIKDQLEKDKDDESLRRWKEQLLGSVDLNSVGETLEPDVKIMSLSILSPGRPDIFLPLPVEPNAKGVWFTLKEGSPYRLKFTFSVSNNIVSGLRYTNTVWKTGLKVDRAKEMLGTFSPQLEPYTYVTPEDTTPSGMFARGSYSARTKFLDDDRKCYLEINYTFDIRREWPSTS